A window from Micromonospora profundi encodes these proteins:
- a CDS encoding 3-hydroxyacyl-ACP dehydratase FabZ family protein, which produces MLDRDDIRRLIPHRPPMLLVDRVSDIVPRRRLVGSYTVTGPRPLPAVLLLESWGQAALVLIRHDRPMPDVLTDGVPIAGAFEGIRFGRPVLPGETVEHRVELIRLIADTGFVRGESVVGTEVVMQVGRLVGAVRPAAALRPAVLAGVSDVKEST; this is translated from the coding sequence ATGCTCGACCGCGACGACATTCGACGGCTCATCCCGCACCGACCGCCGATGCTCCTTGTCGACCGGGTCAGCGACATCGTGCCCCGGCGCCGGCTGGTCGGCAGCTACACGGTGACCGGGCCCCGTCCGCTGCCAGCCGTGCTGCTGTTGGAGTCCTGGGGCCAGGCCGCGCTGGTGCTGATCAGGCACGACCGGCCGATGCCCGACGTGCTGACCGACGGGGTGCCCATCGCGGGCGCCTTCGAGGGGATCCGCTTCGGCCGGCCGGTGCTGCCGGGCGAGACGGTCGAGCACCGGGTCGAGCTGATCCGGCTGATCGCCGACACCGGTTTCGTCCGGGGCGAGAGCGTGGTCGGCACCGAGGTGGTCATGCAGGTCGGTCGCCTGGTCGGCGCGGTGCGCCCGGCGGCTGCGCTTCGCCCCGCCGTCCTGGCCGGGGTCTCCGACGTCAAGGAGTCGACATGA
- a CDS encoding AfsR/SARP family transcriptional regulator, whose protein sequence is MEFRVLGPVSAWRNGVEVPLDGAKQRTVLAVLLLARGRIVSDTRLCQLLWDENPPTTFAAQLYNYVSRLRKYLGDEVEIVRQWSGYLLRTGDSRLDIDEFERLAGLGRDAVRSGRHEEAAQNLHEALALWGGTTLANVTDHLVEAESPRMTEVRMAVLEDRIAADLMLGRQAGLVVELSDLVAAQPLHEQLRSHLITALLRCDRQADALAVYHEGRRVLADELGADPGPALAEAYQMVLARPGTPDVAVAPRAGPGWRDVRPGMLPPGAHDFCGREQELRQLAGLLAETSPPAPQRTLLTGMAGVGKSSLALRAAHLCRDDFPDGQLYADLGGTRGNATEPGDVLGWFLRSLGNAEEAIPRRLDERECLYRSQLAGRRVLVVLDNSANYQQVRPLLPGDPSCRVILTCRGRLSELPGVTRVEVGILDPAQALELFATIVGSSRVAAEPGAAHRIVQLCGRLSIGIRVAAARLIARPHWSLRYLAQRLADERFRLNELRLGTLDVRARIEGSYQELEAESQVALRRLALLDTADFPIGAAARVLGVTPRVGDEVAESLVDARLLEIAGSDGGRRQRHRFHDLVRVFAREKADPSDHRMVTAGSAPSA, encoded by the coding sequence GTGGAGTTTCGCGTACTGGGGCCGGTGAGTGCCTGGCGTAACGGCGTCGAGGTCCCGCTGGACGGCGCCAAGCAGCGCACCGTGCTTGCCGTCCTGCTGCTCGCCCGAGGGCGGATCGTCTCCGACACCCGGCTCTGCCAGCTGCTGTGGGACGAAAACCCGCCGACGACGTTCGCCGCCCAGCTCTACAACTACGTCTCCCGGCTGCGGAAGTATCTCGGGGACGAGGTGGAGATCGTCCGGCAGTGGTCCGGTTACCTGCTGCGGACGGGGGACAGCCGCCTCGACATCGACGAGTTCGAGCGGCTGGCCGGGCTGGGCCGGGACGCAGTGCGCTCCGGCCGGCACGAGGAGGCCGCGCAGAACCTCCACGAGGCGCTGGCGCTGTGGGGCGGAACGACGCTCGCCAACGTCACCGACCACCTCGTCGAGGCGGAGTCGCCCCGGATGACCGAGGTGCGGATGGCGGTCCTGGAGGACCGCATCGCGGCCGACCTCATGCTGGGCCGGCAGGCCGGCCTGGTGGTGGAGCTGAGCGACCTGGTCGCCGCGCAGCCACTGCACGAGCAGCTGCGCAGCCACTTGATCACCGCACTGCTGCGCTGTGACCGCCAGGCCGACGCGTTGGCCGTCTACCACGAGGGCCGGCGGGTGCTCGCCGACGAGTTGGGCGCCGATCCGGGGCCGGCGCTGGCCGAGGCGTACCAGATGGTGCTGGCCCGCCCCGGGACGCCCGACGTCGCTGTCGCACCGCGAGCCGGGCCGGGCTGGCGCGACGTCCGCCCGGGGATGCTGCCGCCCGGGGCGCACGACTTCTGTGGCCGGGAACAGGAGCTGCGCCAGCTTGCCGGGCTGCTCGCCGAGACGTCGCCGCCCGCTCCACAGCGGACGCTGCTGACCGGGATGGCAGGCGTCGGAAAGTCGTCGCTGGCGCTGCGGGCCGCGCACCTGTGCCGCGACGACTTCCCGGACGGGCAGCTCTACGCCGACCTCGGCGGCACCCGGGGCAACGCCACCGAACCGGGCGACGTGCTGGGCTGGTTCCTCCGGAGCCTCGGCAACGCCGAGGAGGCCATACCGAGGCGCCTCGACGAACGCGAGTGCCTGTACCGCAGCCAGTTGGCGGGCCGTCGGGTTTTGGTGGTGCTCGACAACTCCGCCAACTATCAGCAGGTGCGCCCGCTGCTGCCCGGCGATCCGTCCTGCCGGGTGATCCTGACCTGTCGTGGACGCCTCTCCGAGCTGCCCGGCGTCACCCGCGTCGAGGTGGGCATCCTCGACCCGGCGCAGGCGCTGGAGCTGTTCGCCACGATCGTCGGCTCGTCACGGGTGGCCGCCGAGCCCGGCGCCGCACACCGGATCGTGCAACTGTGCGGGAGGCTGTCGATAGGCATCCGGGTGGCCGCGGCGCGGCTCATCGCCCGACCGCACTGGTCCCTGCGCTATCTCGCGCAGCGGCTGGCCGACGAGCGGTTCCGCCTCAACGAGCTGCGGTTGGGGACGCTTGACGTGCGGGCCCGCATCGAGGGCAGCTACCAGGAGCTGGAGGCCGAAAGTCAGGTCGCGCTGCGCCGGCTCGCCCTGCTGGACACTGCCGACTTCCCGATCGGAGCCGCCGCCCGGGTGCTCGGCGTGACGCCCCGGGTGGGGGACGAGGTGGCCGAGAGCCTTGTCGACGCCCGGCTGCTGGAGATCGCGGGCTCGGACGGCGGCCGGCGGCAACGACACCGCTTCCACGACCTGGTGCGGGTCTTCGCGCGGGAGAAGGCCGACCCGTCGGACCACCGCATGGTGACCGCCGGGTCGGCGCCGTCGGCATAG
- a CDS encoding type 2 lanthipeptide synthetase LanM family protein, with the protein MNTTDADGPPGLAPAESPRLRRSWWARGLALHERVTVGGGTDPVDAGRLGHARQRLDLWRADRGPELDVRLGELGVDEDLLLTYLAEEDGHLAARVDPPPWAVLIEAAVRAAAQPPSVPVAANWRSAFALPLRPLVDQARTRFRRDAVPVTDAHVDLGALDAALTATLERQLAALAARAFIEELHRRRSADLLQGDDSRARFVDFIRQIGTSAGLAALFTDLPVLARLLGQATAHATDAMLELLARYTADREHLVDDLLGGADPGPLVAVDDSRGDPHQSGRTTTVIQFADGRRLVYKPRDLTHDDRLAAFVGWMNRMVPTVGMRTAACLARPEYGWTEFVVAAPLADPDGADRFYRRQGALLALAHALNTTDLHYENVIASGEDPVAIDVETLFSPSWRPATQSGDPAADLLAASVHRTALLPLMVVGEQGIMDLSAAGGDHGRQSPVSQIDWADPGTDRMRLVRRAGTFDGASNRPRLGDRVIDPEDHEAAMLEGFRLGYEAIEAHREDFTQLVESSSAMTVRLVVRPTWAYRTLLDEATHPSLLRDGLDRDRFLGQLCGRTTLPGDPLFARHEIVALWRGDVPYFHARADSSVLAADGEPTAVPLHRSGVGAALDRIAGFGEADRQDQEWVIMASLATRRPVGTHDDAAPMPGPPHGTAAPPERLVSAACAIADQLVARGAPGRDRVNWLGLELVDDRQWLLLPMGAGLANGYLGVALFLGQLAHVTGVARYGEVARRAVAATPGLLRLLSDRPELVTAIGCGGLHGLGGLAYALARLAVLLDDPEIGRWVDTTVELAEVAVAGSTSDDWATGQAGCLAAMTSIHAELGLDRAAALARTCADNLADTTASDQPASPAGFADGTAGIAYALHRFVDIGGGSPRHADAARKALRHARQTPNDSSGWCAGTSGLAIALAGQHDEGTSVTSAPDAPADLVRRLADRPLSRDLSLCHGESGVGEALTVLAAGPAGPAAAAALRQHTTLVLNALQWQTRYCGTPDGVLTPGLLTGLAGIGYGLLRSALAARIPSALLLEPTPPPTGSGWLSNPFTPRRKS; encoded by the coding sequence ATGAACACCACGGATGCCGACGGCCCACCCGGCCTCGCTCCGGCCGAGTCGCCCCGACTCCGCCGGAGCTGGTGGGCACGCGGCCTGGCGCTGCACGAGCGGGTGACCGTCGGCGGCGGCACCGATCCGGTGGACGCCGGGCGGCTCGGGCACGCGCGGCAGCGGCTGGATCTGTGGCGGGCCGACCGCGGCCCGGAGCTGGACGTCCGGCTGGGCGAGCTGGGCGTCGACGAGGACCTGTTGCTCACGTACCTCGCCGAGGAGGACGGGCACCTCGCCGCGCGGGTCGACCCGCCGCCCTGGGCGGTCCTTATCGAAGCCGCGGTACGCGCCGCCGCGCAGCCTCCGTCGGTGCCGGTCGCCGCGAACTGGAGGTCGGCATTCGCCCTACCGCTGCGCCCGCTGGTCGACCAGGCGCGGACCCGCTTCCGCCGGGACGCCGTCCCGGTGACCGACGCCCACGTCGACCTGGGTGCGCTGGATGCCGCGTTGACGGCCACCCTGGAACGGCAGCTGGCCGCGTTGGCAGCCCGCGCCTTCATCGAGGAGTTGCACCGCCGCAGGAGCGCCGACCTCCTCCAGGGCGACGACAGTCGCGCCCGATTCGTCGACTTCATCCGCCAGATCGGTACGTCTGCCGGACTGGCTGCACTGTTCACCGATCTTCCGGTCCTGGCCCGGCTGCTCGGGCAGGCCACCGCGCACGCCACCGACGCGATGCTGGAGCTGCTCGCCCGGTACACCGCCGACCGGGAGCATCTGGTCGACGACCTCCTGGGCGGCGCCGACCCCGGCCCGCTGGTGGCCGTCGACGACAGTCGAGGTGACCCGCACCAGTCCGGCCGGACCACCACCGTGATCCAGTTCGCCGACGGCCGGCGGTTGGTCTACAAGCCCCGGGACCTCACCCACGACGACCGGCTGGCGGCCTTCGTCGGCTGGATGAACCGGATGGTGCCCACAGTCGGCATGCGCACGGCCGCCTGCCTGGCCCGCCCCGAGTACGGCTGGACCGAGTTCGTGGTCGCTGCGCCGCTCGCCGACCCGGACGGCGCGGACCGCTTCTATCGACGGCAGGGCGCGCTGCTGGCGCTCGCCCACGCGCTCAACACCACCGATCTGCACTACGAGAACGTGATCGCCAGCGGCGAGGACCCCGTGGCCATCGACGTCGAGACGTTGTTCAGCCCCAGCTGGCGGCCCGCGACCCAGAGCGGCGATCCGGCCGCCGACCTGCTCGCCGCCTCGGTGCACCGGACCGCGTTGCTGCCTCTGATGGTCGTCGGCGAGCAGGGCATCATGGACCTGTCCGCAGCCGGCGGAGACCACGGCCGGCAGAGCCCGGTCAGTCAGATCGACTGGGCGGACCCAGGCACCGACCGGATGCGCCTCGTACGCCGCGCGGGCACCTTCGACGGCGCCTCGAACCGGCCCCGCCTCGGCGACCGGGTGATCGATCCGGAGGACCACGAGGCGGCGATGCTCGAAGGTTTCCGGCTCGGCTACGAGGCGATCGAGGCACACCGGGAGGACTTCACCCAGCTGGTCGAGTCGTCGTCGGCCATGACGGTGCGACTCGTCGTACGGCCCACCTGGGCCTACCGGACGCTGCTCGACGAGGCCACCCACCCGAGCCTGCTGCGCGACGGTCTGGACCGGGACCGTTTCCTCGGGCAGCTCTGCGGCCGGACCACACTGCCCGGCGACCCGTTGTTCGCGCGCCACGAGATCGTCGCGCTGTGGCGCGGCGACGTGCCGTACTTCCACGCCCGGGCCGACAGTTCCGTCCTGGCCGCCGACGGCGAACCGACGGCGGTGCCGCTGCACCGCAGCGGCGTCGGCGCGGCACTGGACCGGATCGCGGGGTTCGGCGAGGCCGACAGGCAGGACCAGGAGTGGGTCATCATGGCCAGCCTGGCCACCCGCCGGCCGGTCGGCACCCATGACGACGCGGCGCCGATGCCCGGGCCGCCGCACGGCACGGCCGCCCCGCCCGAACGGCTGGTCTCGGCAGCCTGTGCGATCGCCGACCAGCTCGTCGCCCGTGGCGCACCTGGTCGGGACCGGGTGAACTGGCTGGGTCTGGAACTGGTCGACGACCGGCAGTGGCTGCTGCTCCCGATGGGTGCCGGCCTGGCCAACGGGTACCTCGGCGTGGCGCTCTTCCTCGGTCAACTCGCTCACGTCACCGGCGTGGCCCGCTACGGCGAGGTGGCCCGTCGGGCGGTCGCCGCGACGCCGGGGCTGCTGCGCCTGCTGTCCGATCGGCCGGAGCTGGTCACGGCCATCGGCTGTGGTGGGCTGCACGGCCTCGGCGGGCTGGCGTACGCGCTGGCTCGGCTGGCCGTGCTGCTCGACGACCCGGAGATCGGCCGGTGGGTCGACACGACCGTCGAACTCGCCGAGGTCGCGGTTGCCGGGTCCACAAGCGACGACTGGGCAACCGGCCAGGCCGGCTGCCTGGCCGCCATGACGTCGATCCACGCCGAACTGGGGCTCGACCGCGCGGCGGCGCTGGCCCGGACCTGCGCCGACAACCTGGCCGACACGACCGCGTCCGATCAGCCCGCCAGTCCAGCCGGCTTCGCCGATGGCACGGCCGGCATCGCGTACGCCCTGCACAGGTTCGTCGACATCGGCGGCGGTTCCCCGCGGCACGCGGACGCGGCGCGGAAAGCTCTGCGGCACGCCCGGCAGACCCCGAACGACTCGTCCGGGTGGTGTGCCGGCACCTCCGGCCTGGCCATCGCCCTCGCCGGCCAGCACGACGAGGGCACCTCCGTCACCTCTGCCCCGGACGCGCCTGCTGACCTCGTCCGGCGGTTGGCCGACCGGCCGCTGTCCCGCGACCTGAGTCTCTGCCACGGCGAGTCCGGCGTCGGCGAGGCGCTGACGGTGCTGGCCGCGGGGCCGGCCGGGCCTGCGGCAGCCGCCGCGCTACGACAGCACACCACACTGGTCCTCAACGCCCTGCAATGGCAGACGCGCTACTGCGGCACACCCGACGGCGTCCTCACACCGGGGCTGCTGACCGGGCTCGCCGGCATCGGCTACGGACTGCTGCGCTCCGCACTCGCCGCACGGATACCGTCCGCGCTGCTCCTGGAACCCACCCCGCCGCCAACCGGATCCGGCTGGCTGTCCAACCCCTTCACACCGAGGAGAAAATCATGA
- a CDS encoding helix-turn-helix transcriptional regulator produces the protein MQRSRDLVGRGAEFGALTGMIQAARAGRGGAVFIVGEAGVGKSRLAGAAAEFAYTAEMSLLRGRASALGTGVPLRPLTEAVLSLLRSATVDVAALGPYGPILGRLVPDWGTPLASPETGSMVILAEAVLRLTALAGQDRGCLMVLDDLQDADAETLMVVEYLIDNLDQQPTLLVGVLRADDSPALEVVRAAARRGRCTVLEVGGLSPEDLRAMAAACLGVAADELPTAATELLWGGSGGNPFLIEEILAAMVENGLLRHGPQGWLVAPQAPATLPAAFARSMAHRIEKLSPQARELLSCGALIGQRFSVAVVQSATGLSDRDLFNHLHGSIVAQLVAPDDQLADWYTFRHRVTRESLLALVEPADRRGLAHTVAEAVAKVHPELPGEWCQISATLRVETGDSLLAGRLFAEAGRRALAQGAATSAVALLDRAWELQADGPAEARADTLETLLQALGEAGLVRRALELVNSPDQVAGLPARRQARLHTRLAWTAVVAGELTDALAQVEIARELLGPDPAAEDEAPIDIVAAHLALDTPGRDQLEVAETLARRAATVAAAVPLPVVACQAWQLLGALVRHRDPAEATRCLEQARSIAAEHGLPIWEVHALIRLGNDDALRHGALDRLEQARERALRVGAVTARQQAEASIALHLIMRGDYPAAQDLIDQVLTATTRLKLMETTQYVLLLSAVLAAHQGRRAQMQDALAEFRRWGGDESLHAQRVHGLAGTFCALLEEDRPRALYELSLAVRAEETNPTVFHLGGRLGLQLLLRAIADEISFPEYEAIVGTPASQLRWDRQFALFARAVLLGRAGEHDAATATMAEAMEVGALYAMGRHLALRLVAEAALADGWGTPVEWLRAAEDYFHQANVPPVAGACRTLLRQSGARVAQRRRGAAEIPVELRAAGVTVREWEVLRLLTGRLSNREIAERLHLSPRTVERHVSSLITKTGQPNRIALSDIATDFDAG, from the coding sequence GTGCAACGATCCCGCGACCTGGTAGGCCGAGGTGCGGAGTTCGGTGCGTTGACGGGCATGATCCAGGCTGCCCGTGCCGGACGTGGGGGCGCGGTCTTCATCGTCGGCGAGGCCGGTGTCGGCAAGTCGCGGCTCGCCGGGGCGGCTGCCGAATTCGCCTACACCGCCGAGATGAGTCTGCTTCGGGGGCGGGCCAGCGCACTCGGCACCGGGGTGCCGCTGCGACCGCTCACCGAGGCGGTGCTCTCCCTGCTCCGGTCCGCCACTGTGGACGTCGCGGCGCTCGGCCCGTACGGGCCGATCCTCGGTCGGCTGGTGCCCGACTGGGGCACTCCGCTCGCCAGCCCGGAGACCGGGTCGATGGTGATCCTGGCCGAGGCGGTGCTCCGGCTGACCGCGCTCGCCGGCCAGGACCGTGGGTGCCTCATGGTCCTGGACGACCTCCAGGACGCCGACGCGGAGACGCTCATGGTGGTCGAGTACCTGATCGACAACCTCGACCAGCAGCCCACCCTGCTGGTCGGCGTCCTCCGGGCCGACGACTCCCCCGCGCTGGAGGTCGTCCGAGCGGCGGCCCGCCGCGGTCGGTGCACAGTGCTCGAGGTGGGCGGTCTCAGCCCCGAGGACCTGCGGGCCATGGCCGCAGCCTGCCTCGGCGTGGCGGCGGACGAGTTGCCAACGGCCGCGACCGAGCTGCTCTGGGGAGGCAGCGGTGGCAACCCGTTCCTCATCGAGGAGATCCTCGCGGCGATGGTGGAGAACGGTTTGCTGCGGCACGGTCCACAGGGGTGGCTCGTCGCCCCGCAGGCACCGGCCACCCTGCCCGCCGCGTTCGCCAGGAGCATGGCGCACCGGATCGAGAAGCTGAGCCCCCAGGCCCGGGAGCTGCTGTCCTGTGGCGCCCTGATCGGGCAACGCTTCTCGGTGGCCGTGGTGCAGTCGGCGACAGGGCTCAGCGACCGCGACCTGTTCAACCATCTGCACGGCAGCATCGTCGCCCAGTTGGTGGCACCGGACGACCAGCTGGCCGACTGGTACACCTTCCGGCACCGGGTCACCCGCGAATCACTTCTCGCCCTTGTCGAGCCGGCCGACCGGCGGGGGTTGGCCCACACCGTCGCCGAGGCCGTCGCGAAGGTCCACCCGGAGTTGCCGGGTGAGTGGTGCCAGATCTCCGCCACGCTGCGCGTCGAGACCGGCGATTCCCTGTTGGCCGGTCGACTCTTTGCCGAGGCTGGCCGGCGGGCCCTGGCGCAGGGTGCCGCCACCTCCGCCGTCGCCCTGCTCGACCGGGCCTGGGAGCTTCAGGCCGACGGGCCGGCCGAGGCCCGCGCCGACACCCTGGAGACGCTCCTACAGGCCCTCGGCGAGGCCGGTCTGGTCCGCCGCGCACTGGAGCTGGTCAACAGCCCGGACCAGGTGGCCGGGCTCCCCGCTCGACGGCAGGCCAGGTTGCACACCCGGCTGGCCTGGACGGCTGTGGTGGCCGGGGAGCTCACCGACGCGCTGGCCCAGGTGGAGATCGCCCGTGAGCTGCTCGGTCCGGATCCAGCGGCCGAGGACGAAGCCCCCATCGACATCGTCGCGGCACACCTGGCTCTGGACACGCCGGGGCGTGACCAGCTGGAGGTGGCCGAGACCCTGGCCCGCCGGGCCGCCACTGTCGCCGCCGCGGTGCCGCTGCCGGTGGTGGCCTGTCAGGCATGGCAGTTGCTCGGTGCGCTCGTCCGGCATCGCGACCCGGCCGAGGCCACCCGCTGCCTGGAGCAGGCCCGGTCCATCGCCGCCGAGCACGGCCTGCCGATCTGGGAGGTCCACGCGCTGATCCGGCTCGGCAACGACGACGCGTTGCGGCACGGCGCACTGGACCGGCTGGAGCAGGCTCGGGAGCGGGCGCTGCGGGTCGGGGCGGTGACCGCCCGCCAGCAGGCCGAGGCGAGCATCGCCCTGCACCTGATCATGCGCGGCGACTATCCGGCCGCACAGGACCTCATCGACCAGGTCCTCACCGCGACGACCCGCCTGAAACTGATGGAGACCACCCAGTACGTGCTGCTGCTCAGCGCGGTGCTCGCCGCCCACCAGGGCCGGCGGGCCCAGATGCAGGACGCGCTCGCCGAGTTCCGGCGCTGGGGCGGTGACGAGAGCCTGCACGCGCAGCGGGTCCACGGGCTGGCCGGCACGTTCTGCGCGCTGCTGGAGGAGGACCGCCCGCGCGCCCTGTACGAGCTGTCCCTGGCGGTACGGGCGGAGGAGACGAACCCGACCGTCTTCCACCTGGGCGGGCGGCTCGGTCTCCAACTGCTGTTGCGGGCGATCGCCGACGAGATCAGCTTTCCGGAGTACGAGGCGATCGTCGGCACACCGGCGAGCCAGCTGCGGTGGGACCGGCAGTTCGCGCTCTTCGCCCGGGCAGTCCTGCTCGGCCGTGCGGGTGAGCACGACGCCGCGACCGCCACCATGGCCGAGGCGATGGAGGTCGGCGCTCTGTACGCGATGGGGCGACATCTCGCCCTGCGGCTGGTCGCCGAGGCGGCGCTCGCCGATGGGTGGGGCACTCCCGTGGAGTGGCTGCGGGCCGCCGAGGACTACTTCCACCAGGCGAACGTCCCGCCGGTCGCCGGGGCGTGCCGCACGCTGCTGCGCCAGTCGGGCGCGCGGGTCGCCCAACGGCGGCGCGGCGCCGCGGAGATCCCGGTCGAGCTGCGGGCAGCGGGCGTGACGGTACGCGAGTGGGAGGTCCTGCGGCTGCTCACCGGCCGGCTGAGCAACCGCGAGATCGCCGAACGGCTGCACCTGTCACCGCGCACCGTGGAGCGGCACGTCTCCAGCCTCATCACCAAGACCGGACAGCCGAACCGGATCGCGCTGAGCGACATCGCCACCGATTTCGACGCTGGCTGA
- a CDS encoding RICIN domain-containing protein — translation MKSIASTARTSVLALAVLVAAAFPAVLVSQAPASAAVQQTYYVAPDGNDANPGTLQSPFRTVQRARDVVRTVNASMTGDINVYLRGGTYPIGSTVEFGAADSGTNGFRVAYAAYGSERPVLDGGVQVTGWTQHSGNIWKAPLDRANKLRTLYVNDKRAFMASKTINSAGCYGTYTITAGQADWAWESGSQCDGAKYSLNDFPAIARNQDDIEIETGTTWTTALVGVRQVTTSSDGANRVALFQQPGAAIAQGAFNGNAQVGGTHKVMNAYEFLDAPGEFYYDKSSKTVYYYKASSENMSTATVYAPNNVTTLLRVAGTSTSNHARNITFSGLTVQHSDWNLFSVAGSSFKQAQQGNLGAQAYAKGNFHVYYYRNVDVTPGIVQVQNADGILLQRNRIQHTGADGINMVNDVQGTQLIGNYTNDIAGSAITVGHPQHVYIGDGTSTNREKYSAQVEGLPKNIDIKNNYLYDSAVLFNGHSPISAYFVDTLTIQRNRIEKAPWSGITLGWGWWNFDGSSGSIAPNRPTTTARNNTISYNHIIDTVQRLSDTAPIYTLGSQPGTMITNNYLQGVPAGHKYGLHPDEGSAFITFRDNVLSVDKNVTWLINSDDFGRKHDLSITQTYGPINKVSNKNLPNSTVQDIIVSSDYVWPAAAYGIAVNSGFEDSFRDIVPASNLSVPNYVLPASTVVSGATSTIPIRSTGDATRTVWLAPSGTTTFAAGPTMTSAAGTATSIAVPTAQGEYRLFVLDAQGNRSAESTSIVRQPGSGGGQRAGQLVGGQSGRCVDVPNSTTANGTQVQIWDCSGATNQRWTYTSGKQLTVYGNKCLDASGAGTANGTTVIIWDCHGGLNQQWNVNTNGTITNAQSGLCVDANGAATANGTKIILWSCNGGANQQWSLRS, via the coding sequence GTGAAGTCGATCGCATCCACCGCTCGTACGTCAGTGTTGGCGCTTGCGGTGCTCGTCGCCGCCGCCTTCCCGGCCGTGCTGGTGAGCCAGGCGCCGGCCTCGGCGGCAGTCCAACAGACCTACTATGTGGCCCCCGACGGCAACGACGCCAACCCGGGCACCCTCCAGTCCCCGTTCCGCACCGTGCAACGCGCTCGCGATGTCGTCCGTACTGTGAACGCGAGCATGACCGGCGACATCAACGTGTACCTGCGCGGCGGGACCTACCCGATCGGCAGCACCGTCGAGTTCGGCGCCGCCGACTCGGGCACCAACGGGTTCCGGGTCGCCTACGCGGCGTACGGCAGCGAGCGGCCGGTCCTCGACGGCGGCGTCCAGGTGACGGGGTGGACCCAGCACAGCGGCAACATCTGGAAGGCGCCGCTGGACCGCGCCAACAAGCTGCGGACGCTCTACGTCAACGACAAGCGTGCCTTCATGGCGTCGAAGACGATCAACTCGGCGGGGTGTTACGGGACGTACACCATCACCGCTGGCCAGGCCGACTGGGCCTGGGAGTCGGGGTCGCAGTGCGATGGCGCCAAATACAGCCTGAACGACTTTCCTGCCATCGCCCGCAACCAGGACGACATCGAGATCGAGACGGGCACCACCTGGACCACTGCCCTGGTGGGCGTTCGCCAGGTGACGACCAGTTCCGACGGCGCCAACCGGGTCGCCCTGTTCCAGCAGCCCGGTGCGGCGATCGCCCAGGGCGCGTTCAACGGCAATGCCCAGGTGGGCGGCACCCACAAGGTCATGAACGCCTACGAGTTCCTCGACGCGCCCGGCGAGTTCTACTACGACAAGAGCAGCAAGACGGTCTACTACTACAAGGCCAGCTCCGAGAACATGTCGACAGCGACGGTGTACGCGCCGAACAACGTGACCACCCTGCTGCGGGTCGCCGGCACCTCGACGAGCAACCACGCCCGCAACATCACGTTCTCCGGGCTGACTGTGCAGCACTCCGACTGGAACCTGTTCAGCGTCGCCGGCTCGTCGTTCAAGCAGGCGCAGCAGGGCAACCTTGGCGCCCAGGCGTACGCCAAGGGCAACTTCCACGTCTACTACTACCGCAACGTCGACGTGACCCCCGGCATCGTCCAGGTGCAGAACGCCGACGGGATCCTGCTGCAACGCAACCGGATCCAGCACACCGGCGCCGACGGGATCAACATGGTCAACGACGTGCAGGGCACGCAGTTGATCGGCAACTACACAAACGACATCGCCGGCTCGGCCATCACCGTCGGCCATCCCCAGCACGTCTACATCGGTGACGGTACGTCGACAAACCGCGAGAAGTATTCCGCCCAGGTCGAAGGGCTGCCCAAGAACATCGACATCAAGAACAACTACCTGTACGACAGCGCCGTGCTGTTCAACGGGCACAGCCCCATCTCGGCGTACTTCGTCGACACCCTCACGATCCAGCGCAACCGGATCGAGAAGGCCCCCTGGTCAGGCATCACGCTCGGCTGGGGCTGGTGGAACTTCGACGGCTCGTCGGGCTCGATCGCGCCCAACCGGCCGACGACGACGGCGCGCAACAACACAATCAGTTACAACCACATCATCGACACTGTGCAGCGGCTCAGCGACACGGCCCCGATCTACACGCTCGGCAGTCAGCCCGGAACGATGATCACCAACAACTATCTCCAGGGCGTTCCGGCGGGCCACAAGTACGGACTTCACCCGGACGAGGGGTCGGCGTTCATCACGTTCCGGGACAACGTCCTGAGTGTGGACAAGAACGTCACGTGGCTCATCAACTCCGACGACTTCGGGCGTAAGCACGACCTGAGCATCACGCAGACCTACGGCCCCATCAACAAGGTCTCGAACAAGAACCTGCCGAACAGCACGGTCCAGGACATCATCGTCTCTTCCGACTACGTCTGGCCGGCCGCTGCCTACGGCATCGCCGTGAACTCCGGATTTGAGGATTCGTTCCGCGACATCGTCCCGGCCAGCAATCTCTCGGTGCCGAACTACGTCCTGCCGGCCAGCACAGTCGTCAGCGGCGCGACGTCGACGATCCCGATCCGCAGCACCGGCGACGCCACCAGGACGGTCTGGCTCGCTCCCTCCGGTACCACCACGTTCGCCGCCGGCCCCACGATGACAAGCGCAGCCGGCACCGCCACCTCCATCGCCGTGCCGACCGCCCAGGGTGAGTACCGGCTCTTTGTGCTCGACGCCCAGGGAAACCGGTCGGCCGAGTCGACGTCGATCGTCAGGCAGCCGGGCTCCGGCGGTGGCCAGCGGGCCGGGCAGCTCGTCGGCGGCCAGTCCGGTCGCTGTGTGGACGTACCCAACTCCACCACCGCCAACGGCACGCAGGTGCAGATCTGGGACTGCTCGGGCGCCACGAACCAGCGGTGGACCTACACCTCCGGCAAGCAGTTGACCGTGTACGGAAACAAGTGCCTGGACGCCTCCGGTGCGGGCACTGCCAACGGCACCACTGTCATCATCTGGGACTGTCACGGCGGGCTCAACCAGCAGTGGAACGTCAACACCAATGGCACCATCACGAACGCCCAGTCGGGGCTCTGCGTGGACGCCAACGGTGCCGCCACGGCCAACGGCACGAAGATCATTCTCTGGTCGTGCAACGGCGGCGCCAACCAGCAGTGGAGCTTGCGTAGCTGA